GGCCTCTCCGCGGGTGCGGTGGTGGTGCCGCAGGCCATGGCCTACGCGACGATCGCCGACCTCCCGGTGCAGGTCGGCCTCTACACGTGCATCGTGCCGATGCTCGTCTACGCTCTTCTGGGCGGCAGCAGGGCGATGAGTGTCTCGACGACCTCGACCATCGCCACCCTCACCGCGACGACGCTGGTCTCGGCGGGCGTCGCTGCGGGGTCGGACGACGCTCTCGGCGCGCTCATGATGCTCACCCTCCTGGTGGGGGCGGTGCTGCTGCTCGCGCGGGCGTGCCGCCTGGGCTCGCTCGTCGAGAACATCAGCGGAGCCACCGTGCTCGGACTGAAGATCGGGGTCGGGGCGACGGTGGCCGTGGGCCAGCTGCCGAAGCTCCTCGGAGAGTCGTTCGACTTCTCCGGCCACGGCTTCCTCCGGTCCCTGGTCGCCGTGGGAGGGGCGTTCGACAGCGTCAACGTGCCCACGCTGCTCCTCTCGACCGGATCCATCGCCACCCTCCTGCTCCTCAAGCGCTTCGCTCCGCGGGTGCCGGGCACCCTCGTCGTCGTCGCGGCCGGCATGCTGCTCGTCGGGGTCGGCGGGATCGATGAACTCGGGGTCGACCTCATCGCCCCGGTGGCCGGTGGTCTGCCCGTTCCTGGCATCCCTGACCTGTCCGAGGCCGCGGCCCTCGTGCCGGGAGCGCTCGCCATCGCCGTCATGGCCTTCCTCGAGTCCGCTGCCGTCGCGCGCAGCCTGCGCCAGGCGACGGAGCCGCAGATCGACAGCGACCAGGAGCTCTTCGCGACCGGGGCGGCGAACACCGTCGGCGCATTCTTCGCGGCCATGCCCGCAGCAGGCGGATTCTCGCAGAGCGCGGTCAACCAGGGAGCCGGCGCCCGCTCCCAGCTGGCGACGCTGACGACGGTCGCGCTGGCCGTCCTGGTCGCGCTCTTCCTCGCTCCTGTGCTCAGCCTGCTGCCGGAGGCGACGCTGGCCGCCATGGTCTTCACGGCGGTGGCCGGACTCATCAACATCCCCGAGCTCGTGCGGTGGGCGCGCATCAGCAGAGTGGACTTCTGGGTCGCGACCGCGGTCGCGGCGATCGGCCTCACGGCGGGACTCCTTCCTGCGGTGGCCGTCGGGGTCGTGGTGACCCTCGTCCTCGTCTTGCGGGAGCTCAACATCCCCCGGGTCCGGGTCGTGGGGCGGAGGGGGAGTGCTCTCGGTCTGGAACCGGAACGGGGGCTGTACACCGCGAACGCGCTCGCCAACCAGCGGCTCATCGTCCAGACGGTCGCGGCTCAGGCCGAGCCGGTGCGGACGCTCGTGCTCGGGCTGCCGCAGCAGGTGGTGATGTCCATCACCGTGCTCGACACCCTGGAGGCGCTCGACCGGGAGCTGGCTCAACTCGGTGTGCAGCTCCACCTCGCGGCTCTGCCGGAGGAGGCGTCCGTCGTCGCGGCGCGGACCCCTTGGTACGCCGGGCTGGTGGAGGCGGGCCGCGTGCACCCTGCCGTCGATGTCGGGCTCCGGGCCGCGGCGGACCGGGAGGAGCGCGGGGGCGTTCACCCGGGTGAAGTGCCCGACGAGCGGTGACGCGCGGTCATCGCCTGCCTAGGCTGACGGCACGAGGGATCCGTGGGGCGATCGATACCGGGGAGAGCATGCCCGACCGCAGCCGGAACCGGAGAGCGAGACGATGATGGCGGCGCGCGGGGGACTGACGTGGCGGTGGTCGCGGTTCGGTCTCGGCGTCCTGTACGCCGTGCCTCCGATCGCGGTCGCACCGTTCGACCCCGCTCTCGCGCTGGCGCTGAGCATCGGGGTCCTGCCCGCGGCCGTCATCGGACTGCCCCCGCGGCGGCGGGCCCGCTCGGCGATCCCGGTGCTGGGGGCGCTGGTGGCGCTGGGGCTCCTGCTCGGCGCCACCCTCTCCCTCGTACCGATCTTCGCCGTGCTCGCCCTGGCCGTGCTGGCGGTGCTGGCCAGCATGCTCGCCGCGCGGGAGCGCGCCGGACAGCTCGCTCTGACCCTTGTCCTGCCCATGGTCGGGATCGGTCTGAGCTTCCCCCTGTCTTCGACGACGCTCCTTCTGGCGGGCGCGATCGTCACGGGTTCGATCTACGCGTGGCTCATCGCGCTTCTGTGGCCGGAGCACGGGGCGGGTGCGCGGGCCCCGGCGGCCATGCCCAAGGGGCGAGCCCTGCTGATCTACGGGATTCTCCTGGGCGCCGCCGCGGGGACGGCGGCCGCCATCGGCTTCGCGACCGGGGTCGAGCACGTGGGCTGGGCGACGGGCGCCGTGCTGCTCGTGATGCGTCCCGTGCGCGGGCAGCTCGTCCTCCGCAGCGTCGGTCGGGCGGCGTCGGTGCTCATCGGAGCGCTGGCGGCCGCCGGTTTCGCGTTGCTGTCTCCGAGTGGTGCGGTGATCGGCCTCGCGATCGGCGTCGTGCTGGGGTGTCTCGGCGCGGTGCAGGAGAGCCGGTGGTATGTCGCCCCCGCCTTCACGACCTTCCTCGTCCTCACCCTGCTGCTGTCGACATCGGTCGAGTCGCCGACCGCGCGCTTCCTGGAGCGGACCCTCGAGACGTTCCTGGGCGTGGCCCTCGCGCTGTTCTTCGGGGCGCTGGTGCCGGCGTTGTTGGCGATCCGACGGCCGGTGCGCGCCGGCGTCACCGAGTGAGCCCGGTCCGCGATACCTCTTGCGGGACCGCTCCCACCTTGCAATAGACTGCCCGCGAGGGGGAGCAAGATCGAAATCGGGGGGTTTCGAGTGCTGCACGATGTACGGAGGGCGGGAACGGACGAGAGTCCCCTACCTGCTGCGGTGAAGGGCGAGGTCCGTCGAGAGCGCCTGCTCTCGCGATTGACGGCCGCGATGGACGGGCCGTGGACGCTCACGCTCGTGAGCGCGCCGGCAGGATCAGGGAAGACCAGGCTGCTGTTGCAGTGGGCGCAGGATCTCCGCGCCGATGCGGAGATCGCGCTCGTGTGGGTGGCGCTGGAGCGCGGGGAGGCGGACCTGCCGCTCGTGCGTGCGGCCCTCGAGCGGATCGACGATCCCGGCTTGCAGGACGCGCTGTCCCAGGTGTCCTCCCTGCGGTCCGCGGCCACGGCGCGGGCGCTCGCCCGGGCCCTCAGCGAGGCGAGGGGGCGCATCGTCGTCGTCGTCGACGACGTGCACCGTGTGGAGGACGAGGAGACCGCGCAGCTGATCTCGACGTTCGTGCAGAACGCCCCGGGCAACGTGCACGTGGTGCTCTCCGGACGAGGGACGAGAGCCATCCCTCTGGCGCGTCGACGCATCGCGGGGGTGGCGCTCGAACTGGACGCCCGCGCGCTCGCGTTCGACCCGACCGAGGTCAGGGCGTTCTTCCGCACGCGGGGTATCCGGCTCTCCCAGGGGGAGATCAGCTCCGTGCTCTCCCGAACCGAGGGATGGGCGACCGGCCTGCAGCTCATGATGCTCGACGCCGCGGGGGCGCAGACCGTGCTCTCCCGTCCGCTCCGCGGAGACGCCCCCGAAGTCGCAGACTACTTCGTCGAGGAGGTCCTCGGCGACCTGGACGGCGAGCTCCGGTCTTTCCTGGAGGCGACGGCGGTCGTGGAGACCTTCACCGCCGAACTCGCCGCAGTGCTCTCGGAAGCCGGGGCCGTGACGGCCCTGATCGACCGGCTGCTCCGCCTCACCGTGCTCGCGGGACCCGACGCCGCGGACCCGCCCCGCTACCACTATCCGCCACTGCTGCGGGAGTTCCTCCTCGGCCGGCTGCGGGAAGGCGGCCCCGACCGAGAGGAGCAGCTCCACCGTCGGGCGGCGGACTGGTTCGCCGCCCGACAGGAGCCTCTCCTCGCGTTGCGGCACGCGGTCCGCGGTGGGGAGACGGCCTGCACGACCGGCGTCCTGCGGCGCTGTGGGATGCAGCTCGTGCTGGACGGCCGCGCGGACGCGGTGCGGCAGGTGATGGGGGAGCTGCCGGCTGCCCTGCGATCGGTGCCGACGGTGCGGATGCTGATCGCCGCGGCGGAGTTGTCCTGCGGGGACCCGTCGGCCGCCGTGATCGTGCCGTCCGTCGACGCGGGGGAGTCCGACGTCGACCGTCGGTGGCGGCACGGGATCGAACTCCACACCGCGTTGCGCCGGGGCGGGATCGCCGAGGCGCTCGACGGGGCGGGCGCCGCCCTCCGCGGCCTCAGCGAAGAGGAGCAGCTCGACACCTACGCCCTCCTGGAGGCCGCGACGGCGGAGCTCTACATCGGACGGCTGGATCAGGCGGAGGCGACCGCGCGACTCGCGGGGGATCTCGCGCGAGCGATCGGGGCGCGCGCGGCGGAGCTGCAGGCCGAAGCTGTCCTCGCCACCAGCGTGCTGTTCCGCGGGAGGCTCCGCGACGCCATCGTCGCGGGAGCCGCTCTCGAGCACCGCTGGCACGAGTTCGACGAGCCGGACAATCCCTTCTTCGAGGTGACGCGGGTCTGGCGTTTCTGGGCACCCTACGAGGGCATGCAGACCATCGACGAGGCGCAGACCCTGCACACGGCGGCGCGGGTGATCGCCGACGGCGGAGAGACCGCGATCGCGCGGGGCCTGCAGGGGATGCGCGGGCTGCTCGAGGCGGACCGGTCCGCGGATCCCCGCGAGGCGGCCGTGCGGCTCCTGGACACCCTGACCCCCCGTGATGATCTGCCGCTTCCGCCGCACTGGTACGCCATGATGGCGC
This genomic stretch from Microbacterium sp. Nx66 harbors:
- a CDS encoding SulP family inorganic anion transporter — protein: MSAVRRPSWLLSTLDGYQRGWIVRDVLAGLSAGAVVVPQAMAYATIADLPVQVGLYTCIVPMLVYALLGGSRAMSVSTTSTIATLTATTLVSAGVAAGSDDALGALMMLTLLVGAVLLLARACRLGSLVENISGATVLGLKIGVGATVAVGQLPKLLGESFDFSGHGFLRSLVAVGGAFDSVNVPTLLLSTGSIATLLLLKRFAPRVPGTLVVVAAGMLLVGVGGIDELGVDLIAPVAGGLPVPGIPDLSEAAALVPGALAIAVMAFLESAAVARSLRQATEPQIDSDQELFATGAANTVGAFFAAMPAAGGFSQSAVNQGAGARSQLATLTTVALAVLVALFLAPVLSLLPEATLAAMVFTAVAGLINIPELVRWARISRVDFWVATAVAAIGLTAGLLPAVAVGVVVTLVLVLRELNIPRVRVVGRRGSALGLEPERGLYTANALANQRLIVQTVAAQAEPVRTLVLGLPQQVVMSITVLDTLEALDRELAQLGVQLHLAALPEEASVVAARTPWYAGLVEAGRVHPAVDVGLRAAADREERGGVHPGEVPDER
- a CDS encoding FUSC family protein, which encodes MMAARGGLTWRWSRFGLGVLYAVPPIAVAPFDPALALALSIGVLPAAVIGLPPRRRARSAIPVLGALVALGLLLGATLSLVPIFAVLALAVLAVLASMLAARERAGQLALTLVLPMVGIGLSFPLSSTTLLLAGAIVTGSIYAWLIALLWPEHGAGARAPAAMPKGRALLIYGILLGAAAGTAAAIGFATGVEHVGWATGAVLLVMRPVRGQLVLRSVGRAASVLIGALAAAGFALLSPSGAVIGLAIGVVLGCLGAVQESRWYVAPAFTTFLVLTLLLSTSVESPTARFLERTLETFLGVALALFFGALVPALLAIRRPVRAGVTE
- a CDS encoding LuxR C-terminal-related transcriptional regulator, translating into MKGEVRRERLLSRLTAAMDGPWTLTLVSAPAGSGKTRLLLQWAQDLRADAEIALVWVALERGEADLPLVRAALERIDDPGLQDALSQVSSLRSAATARALARALSEARGRIVVVVDDVHRVEDEETAQLISTFVQNAPGNVHVVLSGRGTRAIPLARRRIAGVALELDARALAFDPTEVRAFFRTRGIRLSQGEISSVLSRTEGWATGLQLMMLDAAGAQTVLSRPLRGDAPEVADYFVEEVLGDLDGELRSFLEATAVVETFTAELAAVLSEAGAVTALIDRLLRLTVLAGPDAADPPRYHYPPLLREFLLGRLREGGPDREEQLHRRAADWFAARQEPLLALRHAVRGGETACTTGVLRRCGMQLVLDGRADAVRQVMGELPAALRSVPTVRMLIAAAELSCGDPSAAVIVPSVDAGESDVDRRWRHGIELHTALRRGGIAEALDGAGAALRGLSEEEQLDTYALLEAATAELYIGRLDQAEATARLAGDLARAIGARAAELQAEAVLATSVLFRGRLRDAIVAGAALEHRWHEFDEPDNPFFEVTRVWRFWAPYEGMQTIDEAQTLHTAARVIADGGETAIARGLQGMRGLLEADRSADPREAAVRLLDTLTPRDDLPLPPHWYAMMAPFAVHAFDRLGEPTLRDRFITDMEDALGDTGDVLVLRAIAAVHDRRDGIARGALASVLEGATPCLLPASMIDAWLVEAELDVHDGEPDRAQLALATALALAEPEDHVRRIAEAGPVVSRLLAARATVGARTHFADRVRERLAAAGVLVEEELTQRERIVLSALSRNATLRQIAQQEYISPNTVKTHVRNIYRKLGVSDRDGVTAAAQALGLL